One stretch of Prunus persica cultivar Lovell chromosome G1, Prunus_persica_NCBIv2, whole genome shotgun sequence DNA includes these proteins:
- the LOC18788403 gene encoding E3 ubiquitin-protein ligase UPL6 isoform X2 — MFFSGDSSTRKRVDLGGRSTKERDRQKLLEQTRLERNRRLWLRQQNSAALKIQKCFRGRKVAAAEHSKVREQFVGTYGKHCQNVDRFSFGPDSEFLRQLLFFFDARSVGDFSILVEMCRLLQQFVRDTGDIVSLFAGMDYSSNHALVNYRVEQLAYQCVKAVHQNRNQLKDQLFAAPEVETVSTTLLLEAVVLLMDPKLPWACKTVSYLLQRKAFTLYRDIILTGKESIKIRTSIGRVSSLERSLAAVIPHIGQKPCTCPNIDPHWSFSSQILTIPFLWKLFPYLGEVFATQGMSQHYIRQMALCVQNHAHVLPNDTSNDTSIKLPGYACLLGNILESSGVALSQPGCSFEMAVDLAGVAKFLLEALPSIKSSNRESREEFMMGEDDMIVGDDVMEVVLNNDLERQICDAIDPRFLLQLTNVLFGGISLASGSHHGPDDKEVSAVGAACAFLHVTFITLPLEKIMTVLAYRTELVPVLWNFMKRCHENQKWLSLSEQLAYLLPGDAPGWLLPLAVFCPVYKHMLAIVDNEEFYEQEKPLSLKDIRVLIIILRQALWQLLWVNPTAPTNPLKSFTNTVSNKKHPLEFIQHRVSIVASELLSQLQDWNNRREFTSPSDFHADGVNEFFISQAAIENTRANDILKQAPFLVPFTSRVKIFTSQLAAARQRHGANSVFTRNRFRIRRDRILEDAYNQMSALSEDDLRGPIRVTFVNEFGVEEAGIDGGGIFKDFMENITRAAFDVQYGLFKETSDHLLYPNPGSGMIHEQHLQFFQFLGILLAKAMFEGILVDIPFATFFLSKLKQKYNYLNDLPSLDQELYRHLIFLKHYKGDISELELYFVIVNNEYGEQTEEELLPRGKNLRVTNENVITFIHLVANHRLNFQIRQQSSHFLRGFQQLIQKDWIDMFNEHELQLGC; from the exons AAATGCTTCAGAGGGAGAAAGGTAGCAGCGGCTGAACATTCTAAGGTGCGAGAGCAGTTCGTTGGAACATATGGGAAACATTGCCAGAATGTGGACAG GTTTAGTTTTGGTCCCGATTCAGAGTTTCTCCGCCagttactttttttctttgatgctCGAAGTGTTGGTGATTTTTCCATCCTTGTGGAGATGTGCCGGCTGCTTCAGCAATTTGTCAGAGATACAG GGGATATTGTTAGCCTCTTTGCAGGCATGGATTATTCGTCCAACCATGCTTTGGTAAATTACAGAGTAGAGCAACTTGCATATCAGTGTGTTAAGGCTGTTCATCAAAACAG AAATCAATTGAAGGATCAACTTTTTGCAGCCCCCGAGGTGGAAACTGTGTCAACAACTTTACTGTTAGAAGCAGTAGTTTTATTGATGGATCCCAAGCTTCCATGGGCTTGTAAGACAGTTAGCTATCTTTTGCAAAGAAAGGCTTTTACCCTGTATAGAGATATTATTTTAACAGGAAAG GAAAGTATAAAGATCCGTACTTCCATTGGCAGAGTATCTTCATTGGAACGCAGTCTTGCTGCTGTAATTCCTCACATTGGTCAGAAGCCATGTACCTGCCCAAACATCGATCCACACTGGAGcttttcatctcaaattcttaCGATTCCTTTTCTATGGAAGCTATTCCCATACTTAGGAGAG GTTTTTGCAACACAGGGGATGAGTCAGCATTACATTCGTCAGATGGCACTCTGTGTGCAAAATCATGCTCATGTACTTCCCAATGATACATCAAATGATACATCAATTAAGCTACCTGGTTATGCCTGCCTTCTTGGAAATATATTAGAATCTTCTGGAGTTGCCTTATCTCAGCCTGGCTGCTCATTTGAAATG GCTGTAGACCTTGCTGGCGTTGCAAAATTCTTGTTGGAGGCCCTTCCTTCAATTAAATCATCAAATAGAGAAAGCAGAGAAG AGTTCATGATGGGCGAGGATGATATGATTGTGGGAGATGATGTAATGGAAGTAGTTTTGAATAATGATTTGGAACGACAGATATGTGATGCCATAGATCCGCGCTTTCTTCTGCAATTA ACAAATGTTTTGTTTGGAGGGATTTCACTTGCCAGTGGCTCACACCACGGACCGGATGATAAAGAGGTGTCAGCTGTTGGTGCGGCTTGTGCTTTTCTACATGTTACTTTCATCACCTTACCTCTAGAGAAAATCATGACTGTACTAGCTTATAGAACTGAACTTGTTCCGGTGCTTTGGAATTTTATGAAACGGTGCCATGAGAACCAAAAATGGCTGTCATTGTCTGAGCAGTTGGCATATCTGCTGCCAGGAGATGCACCTGGTTGGCTATTACCTTTGGCAGTATTCTGCCCTGTATACAA GCACATGCTAGCAATAGTTGATAATGAGGAGTTCTATGAGCAGGAGAAGCCATTATCATTGAAGGATATCAGAGTCCTAATTATCATACTCAGACAG GCCCTATGGCAGCTTCTTTGGGTGAATCCTACAGCTCCCACTAATCCTCTGAAATCTTTCACCAACACTGTTTCTAATAAGAAGCACCCTTTGGAGTTCATTCAACACAGGGTTAGCATTGTAGCCTCTGAACTCCTATCACAG TTGCAAGATTGGAACAATAGACGAGAGTTCACATCCCCCAGTGACTTTCATGCTGATGGTGTCAACGAGTTCTTTATTTCACAG GCCGCAATAGAAAATACACGAGCAAATGACATTTTGAAGCAAGCTCCCTTCCTCGTACCATTCACAAGCAGAGTTAAAATATTCACT TCACAATTGGCAGCAGCTAGACAAAGACATGGGGCTAATTCTGTATTTACCAGAAACCGATTCAGAATCCGGCGGGATCGGATCTTGGAAGATGCTTATAATCAAATGAGTGCATTGTCTGAAGATGATCTTCGAGGACCG ATTCGTGTTACGTTTGTAAATGAATTTGGGGTTGAGGAGGCTGGAATTGATGGTGGTGGGATTTTCAAAGACTTCATGGAGAACATTACTCGAGCAGCCTTTGATGTGCAATATGGACTATTTAAG GAAACATCCGATCATTTACTCTACCCGAATCCTGGTTCGGGAATGATTCATGAACAACATCTCCAATtcttccaatttcttggaatACTTCTAGCAAAG GCCATGTTTGAGGGGATTCTTGTTGATATACCATTTGCAACGTTCTTTCTGagcaaactaaaacaaaa GTACAACTATTTAAATGATTTGCCTTCATTGGACCAAGAATTGTACCGCCACCTTATTTTCTTGAAG CATTATAAAGGTGATATATCGGAATTAGAACTGTACTTTGTCATCGTAAACAATGAATATGGAGAGCAAACAGAAGAAGAGCTGCTTCCCAGGGGAAAGAACCTACGTGTTACTAATGAGAATGTCATTACCTTTATTCATCTTGTTGCCAATCACCGTTTGAATTTTCAG ATACGTCAACAAAGTTCTCATTTCTTAAGGGGGTTTCAGCAGCTTATACAGAAAGATTGGATTGATATGTTTAATGAGCATGAACTTCAG CTTGGATGTTGA
- the LOC18788403 gene encoding E3 ubiquitin-protein ligase UPL6 isoform X1: MFFSGDSSTRKRVDLGGRSTKERDRQKLLEQTRLERNRRLWLRQQNSAALKIQKCFRGRKVAAAEHSKVREQFVGTYGKHCQNVDRFSFGPDSEFLRQLLFFFDARSVGDFSILVEMCRLLQQFVRDTGDIVSLFAGMDYSSNHALVNYRVEQLAYQCVKAVHQNRNQLKDQLFAAPEVETVSTTLLLEAVVLLMDPKLPWACKTVSYLLQRKAFTLYRDIILTGKESIKIRTSIGRVSSLERSLAAVIPHIGQKPCTCPNIDPHWSFSSQILTIPFLWKLFPYLGEVFATQGMSQHYIRQMALCVQNHAHVLPNDTSNDTSIKLPGYACLLGNILESSGVALSQPGCSFEMAVDLAGVAKFLLEALPSIKSSNRESREEFMMGEDDMIVGDDVMEVVLNNDLERQICDAIDPRFLLQLTNVLFGGISLASGSHHGPDDKEVSAVGAACAFLHVTFITLPLEKIMTVLAYRTELVPVLWNFMKRCHENQKWLSLSEQLAYLLPGDAPGWLLPLAVFCPVYKHMLAIVDNEEFYEQEKPLSLKDIRVLIIILRQALWQLLWVNPTAPTNPLKSFTNTVSNKKHPLEFIQHRVSIVASELLSQLQDWNNRREFTSPSDFHADGVNEFFISQAAIENTRANDILKQAPFLVPFTSRVKIFTSQLAAARQRHGANSVFTRNRFRIRRDRILEDAYNQMSALSEDDLRGPIRVTFVNEFGVEEAGIDGGGIFKDFMENITRAAFDVQYGLFKETSDHLLYPNPGSGMIHEQHLQFFQFLGILLAKAMFEGILVDIPFATFFLSKLKQKYNYLNDLPSLDQELYRHLIFLKHYKGDISELELYFVIVNNEYGEQTEEELLPRGKNLRVTNENVITFIHLVANHRLNFQIRQQSSHFLRGFQQLIQKDWIDMFNEHELQLLISGSLDSLDVDDLRMHTNYVGGYHSDHYVIGMFWEVLKSFSLENQKKFLKFVTGCSRGPLLGFKYLEPLFCIQRAGGNASEGALDRLPTAATCMNLLKLPPYRSKEQLETKLMYAISADAGFDLS, from the exons AAATGCTTCAGAGGGAGAAAGGTAGCAGCGGCTGAACATTCTAAGGTGCGAGAGCAGTTCGTTGGAACATATGGGAAACATTGCCAGAATGTGGACAG GTTTAGTTTTGGTCCCGATTCAGAGTTTCTCCGCCagttactttttttctttgatgctCGAAGTGTTGGTGATTTTTCCATCCTTGTGGAGATGTGCCGGCTGCTTCAGCAATTTGTCAGAGATACAG GGGATATTGTTAGCCTCTTTGCAGGCATGGATTATTCGTCCAACCATGCTTTGGTAAATTACAGAGTAGAGCAACTTGCATATCAGTGTGTTAAGGCTGTTCATCAAAACAG AAATCAATTGAAGGATCAACTTTTTGCAGCCCCCGAGGTGGAAACTGTGTCAACAACTTTACTGTTAGAAGCAGTAGTTTTATTGATGGATCCCAAGCTTCCATGGGCTTGTAAGACAGTTAGCTATCTTTTGCAAAGAAAGGCTTTTACCCTGTATAGAGATATTATTTTAACAGGAAAG GAAAGTATAAAGATCCGTACTTCCATTGGCAGAGTATCTTCATTGGAACGCAGTCTTGCTGCTGTAATTCCTCACATTGGTCAGAAGCCATGTACCTGCCCAAACATCGATCCACACTGGAGcttttcatctcaaattcttaCGATTCCTTTTCTATGGAAGCTATTCCCATACTTAGGAGAG GTTTTTGCAACACAGGGGATGAGTCAGCATTACATTCGTCAGATGGCACTCTGTGTGCAAAATCATGCTCATGTACTTCCCAATGATACATCAAATGATACATCAATTAAGCTACCTGGTTATGCCTGCCTTCTTGGAAATATATTAGAATCTTCTGGAGTTGCCTTATCTCAGCCTGGCTGCTCATTTGAAATG GCTGTAGACCTTGCTGGCGTTGCAAAATTCTTGTTGGAGGCCCTTCCTTCAATTAAATCATCAAATAGAGAAAGCAGAGAAG AGTTCATGATGGGCGAGGATGATATGATTGTGGGAGATGATGTAATGGAAGTAGTTTTGAATAATGATTTGGAACGACAGATATGTGATGCCATAGATCCGCGCTTTCTTCTGCAATTA ACAAATGTTTTGTTTGGAGGGATTTCACTTGCCAGTGGCTCACACCACGGACCGGATGATAAAGAGGTGTCAGCTGTTGGTGCGGCTTGTGCTTTTCTACATGTTACTTTCATCACCTTACCTCTAGAGAAAATCATGACTGTACTAGCTTATAGAACTGAACTTGTTCCGGTGCTTTGGAATTTTATGAAACGGTGCCATGAGAACCAAAAATGGCTGTCATTGTCTGAGCAGTTGGCATATCTGCTGCCAGGAGATGCACCTGGTTGGCTATTACCTTTGGCAGTATTCTGCCCTGTATACAA GCACATGCTAGCAATAGTTGATAATGAGGAGTTCTATGAGCAGGAGAAGCCATTATCATTGAAGGATATCAGAGTCCTAATTATCATACTCAGACAG GCCCTATGGCAGCTTCTTTGGGTGAATCCTACAGCTCCCACTAATCCTCTGAAATCTTTCACCAACACTGTTTCTAATAAGAAGCACCCTTTGGAGTTCATTCAACACAGGGTTAGCATTGTAGCCTCTGAACTCCTATCACAG TTGCAAGATTGGAACAATAGACGAGAGTTCACATCCCCCAGTGACTTTCATGCTGATGGTGTCAACGAGTTCTTTATTTCACAG GCCGCAATAGAAAATACACGAGCAAATGACATTTTGAAGCAAGCTCCCTTCCTCGTACCATTCACAAGCAGAGTTAAAATATTCACT TCACAATTGGCAGCAGCTAGACAAAGACATGGGGCTAATTCTGTATTTACCAGAAACCGATTCAGAATCCGGCGGGATCGGATCTTGGAAGATGCTTATAATCAAATGAGTGCATTGTCTGAAGATGATCTTCGAGGACCG ATTCGTGTTACGTTTGTAAATGAATTTGGGGTTGAGGAGGCTGGAATTGATGGTGGTGGGATTTTCAAAGACTTCATGGAGAACATTACTCGAGCAGCCTTTGATGTGCAATATGGACTATTTAAG GAAACATCCGATCATTTACTCTACCCGAATCCTGGTTCGGGAATGATTCATGAACAACATCTCCAATtcttccaatttcttggaatACTTCTAGCAAAG GCCATGTTTGAGGGGATTCTTGTTGATATACCATTTGCAACGTTCTTTCTGagcaaactaaaacaaaa GTACAACTATTTAAATGATTTGCCTTCATTGGACCAAGAATTGTACCGCCACCTTATTTTCTTGAAG CATTATAAAGGTGATATATCGGAATTAGAACTGTACTTTGTCATCGTAAACAATGAATATGGAGAGCAAACAGAAGAAGAGCTGCTTCCCAGGGGAAAGAACCTACGTGTTACTAATGAGAATGTCATTACCTTTATTCATCTTGTTGCCAATCACCGTTTGAATTTTCAG ATACGTCAACAAAGTTCTCATTTCTTAAGGGGGTTTCAGCAGCTTATACAGAAAGATTGGATTGATATGTTTAATGAGCATGAACTTCAG CTTCTGATATCAGGTTCACTTGACAGCTTGGATGTTGACGATCTACGGATGCACACCAACTATGTGGGTGGCTATCATAGT GATCACTATGTCATTGGGATGTTCTGGGAAGTTCTGAAAAGCTTTTCATTGGAAAATCAGAAGAAATTTCTAAA GTTTGTGACCGGGTGCTCCCGAGGGCCTCTGCTTGGATTTAAATACTTGGAACCATTATTTTGCATACAGAG GGCTGGTGGTAATGCATCTGAAGGAGCTCTTGACCGATTGCCAACTGCAGCCACTTGTATGAATCTCCTAAAGCTTCCACCATATAGGAG TAAAGAGCAACTGGAAACCAAATTGATGTATGCTATAAGTGCAGATGCTGGCTTTGATTTGAGCTGA